GCGTGCTCCTATTTGCCTACGGTTTTCAGGCAGCTTTTCCGGTCGATGTTTGGGTGATGAAGGCTTTACAGCATCTTTACTTTCCCAAACGTCGTCCAAGCCGCAAGAGGCTGGAAAAGTTCACACAGACCTACTTTGGTCCCAACGCTGGATATGCCCAACAGTACCTTTTTCATTATATGCGGACCAAACAAGTCTCCAGGAGATCGGACCGACCGTGATTTTTGTTGCTTGAAGTATTCTCGCCAGACGCAATTCTGATTTCGACATGTCAACCAACTTTGAAGTGCTCTTTGCTCCGGCTGAGTTCGACGCACTATCCAGGCGCGATCTCAGCGCAACAACGTGTGTGGTGTTTGATGTCTTTCGGGCTACCAGTACGATCGTCACTGCCCTGGCGCACGGAGCAAACGCGCTGATTCCCGTTTCTGATATTCCTGAGGCGCTATCATGGCGACAGAAGCATCCTGAAGTTCTGCTCGCGGGCGAGCGTGACGGCTTGCGGATTCAGGCCAATCTCACCGGTGGAATTGACTTTGACCTCGGTAATTCGCCGCGTGAATTTACGCCGGAGAGAATTCGAGGTCACACCATCGTGATTTCGACCACCAATGGCTCTCGTGCCTTGCGAGCTTGTACGGGCGCGCAAACGGTTTTGGTGGGTTCACTCCTAAACCTGACTGCCACGTCCGACTATTTGCGCCGGCATCGCCCTAAAGAACTCCTGTTGGTGTGCAGCGGAACCGGCGACCAAGCCTCCTTCGAAGATATCCTGGGTGTCGGCGCGCTGGTGGAGGAGCTGTGGCCGGATTACGATGAAATGCTTATGGCCGACTCCGTCATCGTGGCGCACCAAATCTACCTGCAACACTCCAAGAATCTCCTAAACGCTTTGAAACACTCACGGAATGGGCGCAGGTTGCTTGCAATGCCCGATCTGCGAGAGGATGTCCCCTGGTGTCTGCAAAAAAATGTTTACGCTTTGGTGGCAGCACTTGAAGCCGACGGTAAAATCAAAGCTACTTTCAGATGATTGAAACTGTATCCTTGCAGTCAGTGACCCGTGCAAATCCGTGAACCCGGAATTGCAGCTTTTCTATGACAGCGATCATGAAGCTTTTAAGCTCAATGCCAGGAAAGTTCCAATTCAACCAGCGCATCAGTGGCATCTTGCGAACGGATTTCCAAGTCTTTAGTCTGCTGACATGAACCGCTGGCCAAAGTTAGTTCTGACCGTCTTGATCACCTTATTTGCAGCCTGCTTCATGCTCCGCCTGCGGGGCTATGACCCGCTTTGGCCTCTTCTCCCAGCCTGGAGTCAAAGCCTTCAGTCTGGAAATCTGAAGTCCGCTATTCATTCCGGCTTGACCCATGATCGTCCTTATATCATAGAGTCAGCAACAGTCCTCATCGACATGGAAGACCTGCCACAGGAAAAACCGGTGAGTAGAACCACGACTTTCCGATATGTTTACACTATTCGTGCGTTGCGCAAAGTAGCTGCGTCAGACAATTCTTTCACGGAAAGCCTGCACAACCATTTCGGAAAAAAGCTGGAATATTTTCAAGGCTCCAACCCCCAACAGCCCATCAGCCTCAAAAACAATGAGATCACTTTTAATGTGGAGCTCAATGCCGAAAAAGGAGATGTTTATACCATTATCACCGGGATGCGTATTACGGAGGATTTACCCTTGCAGGATCGTACGCTCCGTGGATTTCACTTCGCTCCAAACGCATACGCAGCCGTCTACCCGAACGATGAGGACTACATTGCCCAGGTGACCCTCTTGCTATCCTCAGCCACCACCCGGATAAAGGCCACTAATAATGCAGTCTGGCGCAAAATCAACGCTGATGCCATACCGATATTCAGCGCTCCGCAACCCACCCCCGGCGGACAGGGATCGTACGCCACCACTCTCTGCGCACGCTTTTCCAACCTCAAACCGGGTGAAATTGTCGGACTGAATTATTATTGGTAGGAGATTCTTAACAATCAAATTGCCTTTTCTAAAAGCTGCGGCTATTCTTGTCTTCCCTCTTTGTTGATTAAGGAGGGGTAGTAGAAAGACAGTGGACACATTTAAACATCGTATTGCAGTAATCCTTCGACACTTCGAGGACAATCCCGCGTTGGGCCTCTGTGTGCTTGCCATATTTATCGCCGTTGCTTTCGCCATTCTTGTAATTGTGGACGTTGTTCTTCACAGAAGAAAGCTTCTCAAAGAGAAGGAAATGTACACCGGGAAGCGAACGTATCCCATTCGTCGAGACAAAGTTGGTTAATGGCGCTTAATCTTTGCTGCCAGCCAAACTAAACTCGTCTCCACCGTTTCTCGTTCCGGTTCTCGACGGCGTTGATTTTCCCGGAATGCCTTACTGCCCTTGAATTTCTTTGGCAATCTGCTGGCACAACTCCGACAACGCCCCGCTTAGGGCGGCAACACCCGGTCCCGCGTCGGTTTTTGAGCCCGGGAAATTCTTTCGCAACTCAACCCGTCCTTTTCTGACACCGTTGCCATGCAAAATCATCCAATCCCCGGAAACGATGGCTTGGTTTTTGTCCGTCAGTTCAAATCGTGAGATGTTGATGCGCACTTCAAAGTTATTCTCGTCTGAACTCCGCGCAACCGAATTGCGTCCAACCAAAATTCCCAACTCCTCGGAAAGGTTTTCACGCATGGTCCGCTCAATTCCAGCGTGAATGGGTTCCGCCCAATTATAATACTGAAGGTAATCGATCTGGTTCTCGCCTTTGCGTACCGGGAATCCCAGGATTCTCCACATACGAAGCCAAATCAACGCGGCCGAGTTGCACTGATATGTTTCGACTGGACTTGAGTTCGCCTTTGCCGCGCTCGCTGGTGAGCACATAAAATTTGGTGGGATCAGCAGTCGGTTTCAAGCCCAGGCATCCCGTTCCAAATGCGCCTGTTAAAACCAACAATATTGCGAGACTATTTTTGTGGATGTTCATTGAGTTGGGCAGAGCCTTTTTTGCCGGTAAGAATGGCTTTGGGATTCCGTGCAAGATAATCTGACAAAATACGGACCGAGCGCGAGGCATCCGAAAATTCCTGCAGGGCACCATCTATCTGACCGATGAGCGGCGAATCGCTCCCCACCAAGCCGCGTATTTGTTCCAATGTTTGCCGCAGTTCGGTGAGGCTTTTGGTCGCCTCAGCGGTTGTAGTGTTAATGCCGGTCGTAAGAGGATCAAGCTGTTGGTCCAGTCTGGTAAGCACCTTTCGCGTCTCCTCAGAGGTTTTTCCAAGCGAGATGATGGCATCCTTAAGATCACTGGAATTGATCAGTTTGTCGGCGGAATTCAGGACTTTCACCACTCCTTCGCTCATCTGCTTCACTTGCAATTGTCCCACCAACTGGTTCAGTTGTGTGAGTGTCTCATCCAGTTTCGTCGATATTCCCACAATATCAATGCGACCAATCGATTTGATGAATTCGGACAAGCCTGTGGAAATGGAAGGGATTTCCTGATAGGGACCTTCCTTTTGCACAAACTGTGGCGGCCCTGCGTTCTTATAATAATCCAGGGCGATATAAAGTTTTCCAGTGATGAAACTTTCTGACTCCAGGCTGGCTCGCAATCCTTTGTTGATCTGGTCCTTTACATAATTTGGATTTTTGAAAATCTCTGAAGTGCCCCCGCTTGAGAGCACCTGCTTCTCATCAATTTCAATTACCACTGGAATTCGCGAGGCTTCCCCGGTGTCGTCCACTTTGATCTGTATCCTCTTGACCGTGCCGACCGGAACCCCTTTAAATTTTACCGGCGCACCCACCACCAAACCATTAACCGAATCCGAGAAGTATACCACCAATGGGACACGGTGTGAAAAGAATCTGCCGGATCCAAAGAGGACGATTGTCCCCACCAGCAGGACCAAACCACCTACCACGAATGCGCCGATTTTGGCTGGATTTGCTTTCATGCTCATAAGACGGCCTCCTTTTTTCCCAGGTTTTCTGCACCTCTGGATAAGAATTCTTTAACTTCCGGATCGGTCGTTTCCTCAAGCAATCGCCTGGGATTTCCCCTGGCGGTCACCGTCTTCGCCTGGGCACTCAAGTATATGGAGTTATCCCCGATTGCAAAAATGCTGGCCAATTCATGAGTCACCACAACAACCGTGGTCTGCAGGCTGTCGCGCAATTGAAGAATCAATTCGTCCAAACGTCGTGAACTGATCGGATCGAGACCCGCCGACGGTTCATCCAGAAATAAAATGTCTGCATCCAGGGCCATGGCACGGGCAAGACCGGCCCGCTTGGCCATTCCTCCCGATATCTGCGAAGGATAATACTCTTCAAAACCCTTCAACCCGACCAGTGCGAGCTTTAGCCGCACGATCTCCTTAATTTGCGCCGGTGCAAGCCGGGTGAATTGTTCCAAAGGCAAAGCAACGTTCTCCTCCAACGTCATTGAACTCCACAACGCGCCGCTTTGAAACAGGACCCCGAATTGTCGAACCATTTCATTGCGCTGCTCAGGAGGGGCTGCAGTGAAATTAACGCCATCAAAGTAAACCGCTCCTCGCGCAGGTTCCAGCAAGCCAGTCATCGCTTTCAGCAACGTGCTCTTCCCGCTGCCGCTCCCGCCCATGATGATGAAAATCTCTCCCCTTTTGATCTGGACGTTCACATCGCGCATCACGACATAGGCACCATAGCGGAGTTCCATATCTTTGGCTTCGATTTTTGGTTGTTCGCCCATGTTTAAATTCCGAATACGTTCAAAATCACTGCAAAAATTGCGTCGGCGATGACGATGACGGTGATTCCCGTAACGACTGCGGAAGTCGTGGCCAATCCAACGGCCGCGGCATCGTTCCCGCATTGGATGCCGCGCAGGCAGGATGTCATGGCCACCAGTACGCCGAATACAAAACTCTTCACGATGCCAATGAAGAAATGCGTCAACGTGACCGCTGCCACAGTTTCCTGCCAATATTCTGCGAACGAGAAATTAAGCATGGCCAGGGCAACAACGCCTCCCCCGACAATGGCCATAAGGTCCGCAAAGATGCAGAGAACTGGAAACATGAGCCAAAGGCACATTATCCTGGGCATGACTAAAAACTCAATTGGCGAGATCCCCAGGGTTTTGTAGGCGTCTATCTCCTGGTTCACCTTCATGGTACCCAGTTGAGCTGCAAAGGCGGCACCGGTCCGACCACACATAATTACCGCCATCATAATGACGCCCATTTCCCGCATTGTTGCAATTCCCACCAAATCAGCCACGTAGATGGCAGCTCCGAATTTACTTAACTGCACAGCGCCAACAAATGCCAGAATCGCTCCGACAAGGAAATTGATTAAGGCGACGATTGGAAGTGCATCCGGTCCACACTGCTGCATGATCAACCAAACTTCGGTCCACCGGTATCTTGCCTTCCTTTTGGCAAGGGCGAGAAATGCAATGGTGCAATCCCCAATGAATTTCAGGGTTTCTTCCCCGGAACGTCTCAACCCAAGCACCCCAAGTCCGATCTTCTCAAAAATGCCAGGCCTGGTCTGAAGAGATCTGGCGTCCTTCTTTTCCGGAACGGCGAGCGCGAGGACTATCAGGCGTTGCACGGATTGGGGAAGGCCGCTTTGATCGAATGCGATCTTCCGCTCCATTGCAAGTTCCCGGCACCGCATGACCAGGCCAATCAGTCCAGAGCTCCACGAGGTAACTTTCGAGACGTCGAACGAAAGCGCCCGGATCGATTCGTCCACATCGAGTTTATTGGACACACCTCCGACGTCAGGAAAGACCTCTCCTGATTTCCAATCACCGGATGCCACAACCTGCAGCTTTCCAGTTTCAGGAGAGCGAAATTCCAATTTAGGTTGTGAATCTTTAGAAACCGTCGATTCCGGCATGCCTGTTTCCTCTATTTCCCAACTTCCAGCGTCCCAACCACTTGCTCAAAAGTATTACTATCTAGGGAACGCGTCCAGAGGAATAGGGCCATTTCCCCGCCACGATTGCAAGCCCGCGAGCAAGCCTTATTCGGTCGCTCGCTCTCCAGCTTGTAACCTTTCTGCTACTTCTTGCGCCAATAATTCATAAGCGGCCGAGGCGGGATTATATTTGTCATAGTAAATGATCGGTTTTCCAAAGCTTGGAGCTTCTGCCAACTTTGTTGTGCGCGGAATCATGGTTTCAAAAACCTTGTCGCCAAAATGTTCCCGCACCTCGCTGACGACGGTCTGAGCCAGTTTTGTCCGTCCATCATACATGGTCATGACCACCCCGAGCAGTTCAAGCCGTGCATTTACGCCATTATCACGCAACTGGGTTAAAATCCGGTTTACCATGGAAATACCCTCCAAGGCAAAATATTCGCATTGCAATGGAACCAACAGACCATCCGCAGCAGCAAATGCATTCATGGTGAGAATGCCCAGCGAAGGGGGGCAATCCAAAAGTATTATGTCAAAGCGACCCGAATCAATAACCGGTTTTAGAGCCTGACTCACTCGCAGCAAGTAATTCTCCGTCCGAGCAAGTTCAATGTCCACTGCGCACAGATCCACCTCGCCGGGAATGATATCCAATCCTTTATAGGCGGTTTTTTGCACCTTTTCCAACAAAGTGCCTTCGCCCAGTAACGGTTTGTAAGCACTGCCGCCCTCCGTCTTTTCAACGCCTACACCGCTGGTGGCATTGGCCTGGGGGTCCAGATCGAACAGTAGAACCTTTTTTCCCATTGCCGCTATACAGGCAGCTAAATTGACCGCAGTAGTGGTTTTACCCACCCCGCCTTTTTGATTGGCAACCGCTATGACTTTCGTTGGCACGGTGAAGATGTAATGTTAACCGATGGCTTATTCAAGGTTTTCGCACATTTTTCACCGCGCGTAGGCCTCAAAAAAACGCATTAACTGCGTCTATTTTCATTTTACAGTGCTGTGTAAGTCTGGAAGGTTTCCCTATTTCTGAATTCTAAAATAATTTTAACAAAATTAGATAAACACTTTTGCTGGATTTTCTTCATTTCCCGTCGCAAAGTACTGGTATGAAATTGATTCTGACGACGCACAATCTGACCCTGACTCAAGCCATTGAAAATCATATTTTAAGCCGGATAGATAAACTCGAGCATTTCGACCGCTTCGCCATCAACGCCCGGGTTACTTTGGACCACGATTCCACGAAAGCTGTAAACCGTCAGTTCAAATGTTCCATGCGTCTAGCTGTCCCAGGACCTGATTTGTTTGCGGAGGATTCTGAAGGCGATATGTACGCCGCCATTGATTTGGTTACCAAAAAAATTGAACAGCAAATTCGTAAGCGTCAAAGCAAACATAAAGCGCGCAAGCATACGGTCGCCTCACGCACCAAACGCAGTCGCCAGGAAGCAGAAATTTAAGTTGCAGTCCATAATTCATTTGGGAAAAGGGGAAGTTGGATGCCTTACCCGCATCACTTCCCTGGCCTTGGATAACTTGACCTTTTCCCTTTCGGTAATCTCTTGAGAACTATTTTGCACAACAACTCCCACTCTGCTTGCTGCTGTAATTTGCGCGGAGCACATTGACTTTTTCCAGATGCTCGTACGTGCCCGCACCATCCTTCCTGTCTCCAGACCTCCGATTGAGGACGGCGCTATTTCCATTTCCGGCCATCGAATCCGCTTCGTGGGCCCATGGAAGGATGTTTCTCGCACAAGCCAGCGTCGAGCCATTGATTTGGGTGACGTCATCCTTTTACCTGGGTTAATCAATGCGCACTGTCACCTGGATTACACTCACATGGCTGGGCAGTTTCCACCTCCGAAGGTGTTTACGGATTGGATCAAACTAATCACTGCGGGCAAGGGAACATGGTCCTATTCAGAATTTGCTCTCTCCTGGATCGAGGGGGCAAAGATGCTTCTCCGCACCGGCACCACCACTGTGGGCGACATTGAGGCCATTCCTGAGCTCCTCCCGGACGTTTGGGCTTCAACTCCAATGCGCATCTTCTCCTTCCTGGAAATGACAGGCGTAAAAAGTCGTCGTCCTCCGGAGGAAATTGTGCAAACGGCGATGGAGAAGCTTCGTTCCCTGCCCATCTATCGTTGCCGGGTTGGCTTGTCGCCCCATTCTCCTTACTCTACTGCTCCAAAATTGCTAAATCTTGCCACCCAAGTGACCAGACAGAAACACCTCCGGGTCGTGACTCACGTATCCGAATCCGACCAGGAGTACGACATGTTCATGCACCGCCGCGGGCAGCTTTTTGATTGGCTCGCGCGCAATGAACGCGATATGTCTGACTGCGGCCTCGGCTCACCCATCCAACACATGGAACGCGCCGGTGCCCTATGCGAGAATCTCCTGGCAGTCCATGTAAATTATACTGCTCCCGGCGACGCCCTGCTTCTCGGAAAACGCAAAGTAAGTGTTGTGCATTGCCCCCGTAGTCATGCTTATTTCAAACACCAAGCCTTTCCCTTGCATGAACTGACCGCAGCCAGGGTGAACCTTTGCCTCGGCACTGACAGCTTGGCCAGTGTTTACCAAGGTCGCAAGAAAACCGTCGAACTGAACATGTTCGAAGAAATGCGCGAGTTGGCCGCCACATCCCCCAACCTGTCCCCTGAAACCATTCTCAAAATGGCCACCATCAACGGAGCAAGGGCTTTGGGCATGAAAGGCGAAGCAGGTCAACTCGTCGCTGGAGCCTTTGCCGATCTCATTGCCATTCCGTACTCGGGGAGGACCTCAGCTGTTTATGATGCGGTTCTGGAACATCCTGGGGACGTGACCAGCAGTATGATCAACGGACGTTGGGCTATTCAGCCACTCGGCTTGCAAGACACACCTACTCCAGGGAGTCATAAATAGCGTGAAAGATTTCAACGATGAATTGCGGTGCCGCCTGGACCAAATTCGCGATCAAGGATTATATCGCGAACTTCGACAGGTGGATTCACCTCAATCGCCTCGGATTGAACTGAACGGCAAACCGTTCCTGAACTTTTCGTCTAACGATTACCTCGGACTCGCAAACCATCCAGATTTAAAGGCAGCCGCGATCAAAGCGATTGAAAAGTTTGGAGCCGGTTCCGGAGCTTCACGCCTTATCTGTGGCTCGTTGACGCCCCATTTCGAACTGGAAGCAGCCCTTGCCGCTTTCAAGGGTACGGAATCTGCGCTTTCCTTCTCTTCCGGTTATGCTGCGGCTGTGGGCACTATTTGCGCTCTGCTCGGGAAGGATGACGTAATTATTTTGGATAAGCTGGTTCATGCTTGCATCGTGGACGCCGCACGCCTCTGCGGCGCCAAGCTCCGCGTGTTTGCCCACAATGATCTGAACGAACTGGAAGAAATCCTCCGCTGGGCAAATGAACGCATTTCTGTAGTTTCTGGAACTCAGCGCCCACGAACACTAGTTGTTACCGAGAGCGTTTTCTCCATGGATGGTGATCTCGCTCCACTTCGGGAAATTGTCGAGCTGAAAGAAAGATATGGCGCGTGGCTCATGGTGGATGAAGCTCATGCCACCGGTTTGTTTGGTCCGAACCGACGCGGCCTCGCCGAGGAAGCAATGGTCTCAGATCGTATTGAAATTCAGATGGGCACGTTGGGAAAAGCTCTTGGGGCCAGCGGCGGTTACATTTGCGGCTCAAAAGTGCTTATCGATTACCTGGTCAATCGCGCCCGCAGCTTTATTTTTTCAACCGCGCCAGTTCCTGCGGCCTCCGCTGCTGCGACAGCCGGCATTCAGTTGGTGCAGTCTTCAGAAGGTGCTGAACGAAGCGCCAGGTTGCGACAACTTCTTGGTCGTTTGATGGAGGGGCTCAATAAGGCAGGTTGGAATTTTGAGGCTCTCTCCAGCAGCATTGTTCCGCTGATCTTTGGTGAAGAAGTCAAGGCTGTCTCCCTGGCAACCAAACTTCGCGAACAAGGGCTTTTTGTTCCTGCAATTCGATATCCTACTGTTGCTCGTGGTTCAGCCAGGCTCCGCGTCACCCTCACCGCCGGTCATACGACAGAAGATATTGCACAGCTCCTCAAGGCGTTGGCGTTTTCCATCTAAATCATGCACAAACTGGCCCAACTCGATCATGATTACGTTTGGCATCCCTTCACGCAAATGCGCGATTGGCTGAAACAGGAGCCGATCGTGATCACTTCTGGCCACGGTGTTGTTCTCAAGGACGCGCGAGGAAAGGAATATCTCGACGCCAACTCGTCCATTTGGACAAATCTACATGGCCATAATCATCCAAAGATCAATGCCGCCATTAAAAAGCAACTAGGAAAAATCTCTCATTCCTCCGCTTTGGGTTTCGCCAATGAACCAGCTTCCCTGCTCGCTCAACGTCTTATAACCGTCGCCAATGCGTTACCCTCCGCCAATGCTCCTCGCGGGAGCTCAAAGTCTTCCTTATTAAATCCCAAACTGAGCAAAATCTTCTATTCAGATGATGGTTCCACTGCCATGGAAGTGGCTCTTAAGCTTGCCTACGAATATGCTCGTCGTTCCGGTCGCAGCAAGAAGCCAAAGTTCCTCTCTCTGGAAGGCGCCTATCATGGGGACACTGTCGGTGCGGTCAGCGTGGGGCATATCGATCTATTTCATAAGGCGTATTCAGGCCTCCTCTTTCAAACGGATAAGGTGATGGCTCCCTATTGTTACCGCTGTCCATTTAATCGCGCCAAACCGGAGCGCGCCGATGCGCGGGATTATCGTAAGTGCAACTTCGAGTGCACCGGCATCGTCGAAGAGCAATTTGCTGCGCAAAAGAAAACGGGGAATCCCTACGCCGCCATGGTTGTTGAACCGCTGATGCAAGGCGCTGCTGGAATGATTCCCCAACCCACGGGCTGGCTCCGCCGTGTTGCTGAGATTGTTCGTGGCCACGGTGCTCAACTTGTTGCCGATGAAGTCATGACTGGTTTCGGACGCACCGGTTCGCTCTTCGCCAGCCACCAGGAAAGTGTTCAACCTGATTTCCTCGCGGTCGCCAAAGGAATGACCGCCGGTTATCTACCGATGGCAGCCACGCTCACCACCCAGGCGGTATTTGATGCCTTCCTGGGCGATTATTCAGAGTTTAAAACGTTTTTTCACGGCCACAGTTTTACGGGCAATCAACTCGGTGCTGCTGCCGCTTTAGCCAGCTTGGATGTCTTGGAAAGCAAGCAAAGCCTTTTGGCAAGGCAGAGACTTGAAGAGACCTTGCGCGTGGAATTGCAAAAACTTTGGTCGCTTCCACAAGTGGGTGATATTCGCCAGGTCGGTTTGGTGGCTGGCATTGAGTTGGTAAAAGATTGGACCACCCGGGAACAATTTCATCTTCGCGAACGTGCCGGCATTCGAGTCTGCGAAGCCATGGCTAAACGAGGTGTGCTCACACGTCCAATCGGGAGCGTGGTCGTCCTGATGCCTCCCTATTGCAGCACATTGTCTCAAGCGCGGACCATGGTGCGTGCGCTCGGGGAATCCATTCAGGAAACTTTTTCAACACAGAAGAGATAGCGCTTCGGTCATCGCCCGCTCAGTGCATCTGCTGGTCCTGTATGTATTCCTGCTTCAGCCCAAGTTTTTCGGGAGCGTGCAAAACCAGCATTTTCATGCGGATATCTTTCGGGACATCTTTGCTGGTCAGCTTTGAAATAATAATCATCAATCCAATCGCCAAAGGAACAGCCCATATAGCTGGTTGCTCGCACAGGATTCTAATCAATGGATTGGCCTGCCAGTAGTGCTCCAACGGCAGCAACTTCAGATCGCTAAAGCTGGTCAGTGAAATGCCGCCCAAGGCCAGCAGTCCGCCACCCAACATTCCACAGGCTGCGCCTTTCATCGTCATCCCACGCCACCAGGTGCTTAGAAAGAGCAACGGAAAATAGCTGGCTGCGGCAATTGCAAACGCCTGTCCCACCATGAAATTAATGTCGAATTTCTCGACCTGCGTTCCCAGCAGGATGGCTATGATGCCAATAATCACGGCACATACTTTGAAAGCCTTGAGTCTTTGCTCCGCTGTGGATTGTGGCTTGAGAATGCGCCCATAAACATCATGCGCCAAAGCGCCAGTCATCGAGACCAGCAGTCCGCTGAAAGTGCTCATGAATGCCGCAAAGGCTCCGGCACAGGTAATCCCACTCAGAATGGAACCTAGACCTGGATATTTCTGGTTCAATAAACTGGGCAACTCCAAAACGACTTTGTCCGTCCCCTTTGCCCCCACGGCAGAGTAAAGCTCAGGCAATAAATTCCTTCCCAGAACTCCGAACACCGGCGGAAACACATAAAACACCCCGATCAAAATCATCACCCACATGGTGGTGCGTTTTGCGGCGACTCCATCAGGATTTGTATAAAATCTCACGAGGATGTGCGGCAGACCTGCGGTCCCACAGACCAAGGCGATAATCAGTGAGTAAGTGTAGAGTAGTGAATAGGGCCT
The sequence above is drawn from the Pedosphaera parvula Ellin514 genome and encodes:
- the bioA gene encoding adenosylmethionine--8-amino-7-oxononanoate transaminase; this encodes MHKLAQLDHDYVWHPFTQMRDWLKQEPIVITSGHGVVLKDARGKEYLDANSSIWTNLHGHNHPKINAAIKKQLGKISHSSALGFANEPASLLAQRLITVANALPSANAPRGSSKSSLLNPKLSKIFYSDDGSTAMEVALKLAYEYARRSGRSKKPKFLSLEGAYHGDTVGAVSVGHIDLFHKAYSGLLFQTDKVMAPYCYRCPFNRAKPERADARDYRKCNFECTGIVEEQFAAQKKTGNPYAAMVVEPLMQGAAGMIPQPTGWLRRVAEIVRGHGAQLVADEVMTGFGRTGSLFASHQESVQPDFLAVAKGMTAGYLPMAATLTTQAVFDAFLGDYSEFKTFFHGHSFTGNQLGAAAALASLDVLESKQSLLARQRLEETLRVELQKLWSLPQVGDIRQVGLVAGIELVKDWTTREQFHLRERAGIRVCEAMAKRGVLTRPIGSVVVLMPPYCSTLSQARTMVRALGESIQETFSTQKR